From Spiroplasma endosymbiont of Amphimallon solstitiale:
ATTGCTACAAAAATAGGTTGATTTTTTTCTAACTTTACTTTTATTGGACTTGCTTCAATTACTTCTAAATTTTTAAAAACTCTATGAACAGTACTAACACTAATACCTGCTTTTTTACAAATATCACAAATATCATGATATCTTTTTCCGTCAGCAAAATATTCAATAATAGTTTGTTCAACATCTTCACCAATTCTCTTATATTTAGGTAATTCTAGTCATTCATCAACTAAACAAACACGAACTCATTTTTGTAATTTTTCATCAAAATATTCATAAATTCTTCTTTTATAAGTTACTAATCCATACATTATTTTTCTTGTTCGATATTGATAATCAACAATTTTATATTTCTTTTTATCTCTTGTTTTAAATATTCTTCAATCTCATTTTTCTCATTTCTTTGTTATATGTTCTAAAACTAATTTATCAATTTTTGCATTTTGTTCTCTAAAATTTCATTTATAATTAAAATTCATATTAAATTCTCCTAATCTGTTTTTTGTACTAATTATTAATTTTAAATTTATTAAATTTAAAGTGTTAAAATATGGTAAATTAAATTAATAATCTATTTTTGTTTTATTTTATCCATAATAATCCATATAATAATGTAATTATGATTAAAATAATGACTTGTCAAAAAAAGTACTTTCATATTTTCCGTATAATAAACAAGTTACATATAATTAATAGTATAGGTATCGCAAAATAAACAACTTTAATTTAGGCGTTATTTTGCGTTTAAAAGCGTACTTGTAAAAATAAGTAAATAAATAGAATTATATTAAAAAATATATACACTTATATATAGAATGTATAGTTTAGAAAATGAGATTTAAAAAAATAATAGAATTTTTACAATTAATAAAAAATTAAATTAAAAAAATAATTTTTCTTTTTAATTATTTTTTATATTTTGTAATAACACTATTGCAAAAAAGGGGGAATATAGTTGAAAAAATGAATAAAAATAAATTTGAGTAAAATAACATTAGTATTAGCATTAACTGGTACCACAACTGGAACAATAGGATTAATCATGGGAGGGATACTTACTCATGAAAATAATAGATTTAATCATTATGAAAAGCCAGACCATACAATAGTATTATGTAATGCTCCAATATGAGTTAATATGTATAATGGTTCCTATTATTCTTTATATTGCTCAAATAAAAAGTTACATGATGTGGATATTAAATGAGATGGAAAATATTGAAAAGATTATTTTGATAATTAAATTTCTAAATTTATATAAGAAATATTTTCATTATATTTATCAAATAAATTAATATTAGTTAAATTGATGTTTTGTTTATCAGTAATTAAAATTAAATCATAATTTCCAGCACCAAATATACAACTAATTTCAATCCGATTTAAGTTATTAATCGGATTTTCAATTTGCAATTCAAATTCACTATTAGTATCAATTTGTGCGATTTCTTTATAAAATTCTAATTTAGAAAATAATTGAGATTTGTTTGAACCATATAAATTTAAAGCATTAGTAATTTTAGTTTTATCAATAATTGTTTTTGTAAAATATTTCCCATATTCACCATTTCCTAATGTTCAATCTGCCGGAATTAATGACGGAATATTATTACTTTCTAATTCATTTGTAATAGATAATCAGTTAAATTGATTATCATCTAGTTTAAATAATTCATTTTGGCTAATATCATTATTTTTTAATTTAATATTATTCATATCTGTAAAATCAAAATATTCAGATTTTAATATAACTTTTGCATCTTTAAATTGTCAAATATCATCATTAGTAGGATGTATTGGATTTGTTTTAATTCAAAATAATAAGGTAATAATATTTTATTATCATCATTTAAACCTTTATTAATAGACATTGTTGAATAAATATTATTTGATAACATAATAATTAGTTGTTTAAATATTTTCACTTGTTCTAAATTAATATAATTAGGATAATCTAATTTTCACTGTCTAAATAAGTTAGTTATTACTTCATCGGGTTTTTGATTTTCAAATTTTCCTCTTAATATGTCCATTTTATTTGGTGATTTAGTTGGATCTAATGATGCACCTTCAAAATTTCTATTGTAAGTATACGTATAAGTTAGCATATCTAATAATACTTTTTGTAAACTATCAACTGTTGGTGCATCTTGTATTTCAACTTCAATATCATCAAATTTATTATTAGTTGCAACATATTGATAAAATTGACTTTCACCCGGAAAATTTCAAATTTCTTTATCTTTTAATTCCTTTTGTTTTTTCAATGGTCACTGACCATTTCAAACACTACCCATTTCATAACCTAATCAAGCATGTGTTACTCTTGCATTATTAAAAATTTCTTTTAATTATGTAGAAAAGTATGGATGACCAAAAATTATTCATCAATTTACACTTAAAATATTATTTTTAATTAAAAATTTGTTAAAAGTAACATTATTTAGTGTAAAAATTCTCTAAAAATAACACTTTATCATGTATCATTACTTTTCTACAAAATTAAAGAAAATTTCTTTTCTTGTTTTAGTACCACCACCAATAGCAATTAAATCTAAAA
This genomic window contains:
- a CDS encoding Mbov_0401 family ICE element transposase-like protein, which produces MNFNYKWNFREQNAKIDKLVLEHITKKWEKWDWRIFKTRDKKKYKIVDYQYRTRKIMYGLVTYKRRIYEYFDEKLQKWVRVCLVDEWLELPKYKRIGEDVEQTIIEYFADGKRYHDICDICKKAGISVSTVHRVFKNLEVIEASPIKVKLEKNQPIFVAIDDGHRKFWDFKRKGIKHSMRLITTYTDNINHKVQNKRVKAIIRPTRTVIGVKKTAEFIKEHCQKFYENVEQAKIIICGDSAGWIKDIADYLFNFVEK